In Blastocatellia bacterium, the DNA window CCGGCGAGCGCTGCGCGCGCAAGCCGAAGGTCTATTTTCCGAGGAGATCGTCCCGGTGGACGTTCCGCAAGCCAAAGGAGCACCCGTTCAGGTAGTGGAAGACGAGGAGCCCAAGCGCGTCAATTTCGAGAAGATGAAGACGCTCAAACCGGCCTTTGATCGAGAGGGGACGATCACTCCGGCCAATGCGTCCAAGATCAACGACGGGGCAGCGGCAGTCGTGGTCATGGCTCGTGAAGAGGCCGAACACCGCAAGATCACACCGCTTGGGCGAATTGTCGCAGCCGTGGCGGCGGCTCGTGCGCCCGAGGAATTTCCCGTGGCTCCGGTGGATGCCATTCAGAAGGTGCTCAGACGAGCCAATCTGACGGTTGATGCGATTGATCTGTTCGAGATCAATGAGGCGTTCGCCGTCGTCGCGCTGGCCTCGATCAAGCAGCTCGGTCTTGACCCGGCGAGGGTGAACGTCAACGGGGGAGCCGTGGCCTTGGGACATCCGATTGGAGCCAGTGGTGCGCGGCTGCTCACGACATTGCTCTACGAGATGAAGCGGCGTCGCGCCCGACGGGGACTGGTCACGCTCTGCATCGGCGGGGGCGAAGCGGTCGCCATGATTGTCGAGAGTATCCTGTGATCCGAAGACATGGTTCCCACCGAAGTGGTAGCGATTTCGAGCGACGCTCCTGAGCCGGAGGCGATCCAACGGGCGGCTCGTATCCTGCGCCAGGGGGGACTGGTGGCGTTCCCGACCGAGACCGTCTATGGGCTCGGCGCCGATGCCCTGCTTCCATCTGCCGTGGAGCGAATTTTTGCCGTCAAAGGACGGCCCGCCGATAATCCGCTGATTGTCCATATTGCGCGGCCTGCCGACCTCAACGAGATCGCCCGTGAGATTCCCGGTTGCGCCGCGCGGTTGATCGAAGCCTTTTGGCCGGGACCGTTGACGCTGGTGCTTCCCAAAAGCGCGCGCGTCCCGCTGATAACCACCGGAGGTCTTGAAACGGTGGCGGTGCGAATGCCGGATCATCCGGTGGCGCTCAGGCTCATCGAGGCTCTGGGCGATCCCGTTGCGGCACCGAGCGCCAACCTGTCGGGACGGCCGAGTCCGACAGCAGCCGAGCACGTTCTGGATGATCTCGGCGGTCGCATCGAGATGATTCTCGATGCCGGGCCGACCTCGGTGGGAGTCGAATCAACGGTTTTGGATCTAACGACGTCGCCTCCGGTGATTTTGCGTCCGGGCGGTGTCACGCTGGAGCAACTGGAGCGAGTGATCGGCGATGTACGGATGACGGCGGAGGCCGAGCGTCTCCGCCATTCGCCCGGCACGCGCTATCGCCACTACAGTCCACGAGCCCGTGTACTTCTCATTGAAGCGTGGGACGAAGAGGTCCACCCGAAACGCCTGGAGGCTGCGCTCGGGGATGTAACGACTGTGGGTTACATCGGCAGCGACCGAGATGTCGTCGGGCCGGGTCGCATTGTTCATCGCATCCTCCTGTCTCCGGAGGCTGAGGCCTACGCGCGGCGCATCTTCGCCGCATTGCGCGAGCTGGACCGGCGCGGTGTGGAGGTCATCGTTGTCGAAGGGATCCCCGATGTTGGCCTCGGTCGCGCGGTCATGGACCGGCTGCGGCGAGCCGCTGAGGAGATCCTTTAGTCAACCTCCGCGCGGCCTCGGTCGTCACGGCCAGGGTGGACCTGTCGCCTCGGCGATGGAGCTTTTATGAGCCGAGCACCTGGCGAGCGACGTCAAAGAAGGCAGCGATCTCCCGGGGCTGTGTGAAGACGTGCGTTGAGAGCCGAATTCGAGGCGCTCCCCCGCCCACTCGAATTTTCCGGTCTGCCAGTGCGGCTCGCAGCTTTTCTGAATCGGCCGGGGCGAACTCCGCCGTTGTCATGCCGCCCCAGAGGCGAGAATCATCGGGCGTGAGGACTTTTGTTCGCGGCATCCGCGCGAAGCCCTCTCGAACCATGCGCGCGAGTTGGCGCTGGCGGGCCATGATGCGCTCCGGTCCAATCGCTTCGAAGAATCGAAGAGCGGCCAGCAGCCCCTTGAGCAGGGAGAGATTGCTCGTTCCCAGATTGCTGAAGCGATAGGCCTTGAGCGCCTTATTGTTCCACTCGCCGCTGGCGATATTGACCCACAGGCGATCCTGGACCTCCTCTCGCACATAGAGCACGCCGGTGCCCTTGGGGGCGAGCAACCACTTGTGCGGACTCGTACTGTAGAAGTCGCAGCCGATCTCCCGAAGATTAAGCGGTATCTGTCCAATGGCGTGTGCCCCATCCACGGCCGAGAGGATTCCTCGCTGACGGGCGAGGGCGCAGATCTCTTTAGCCGGTAGAATGAGACCGGTCGTGGTCGTGATGTGGCTGAAGAAGACGATGCGGACATCGGGCGTGAGGGCTTTGTCGAATAATTCGATAATCTGTTCGGCAGAGGCTGGAGGAAGAGGAATCGAGACGTACTTCACGCGGATTCCGTGACGGGCTTCGCGCTGCAGCCAGCAACAGAGACCGCCCGGGTGCTCCTGATCGGTCGTGAGGACAGCCTCACCGGGCTTGAGATCGAGACCGTTGCCGACTGTATTGTTGGCTTCAGTGGCATTGCGCACGAGGGCGATTTCATCACGGGAAACACCGAGCCACCGGGCCAGAGCCTCGCGGACCTCGCGGATATGCTCGTTCTCGGCATATCCCCACCAGGGATAGTCGGATTCGTTAAAGGCTTCCGACGCGAAAAGGTGCTCGACCACGGCCCGGATGACCGGCAGGGGACATACCCCCACGGATCCGCAGTTGAGGTTGATATGATTGGGATCGAGGAGAAACTGACGGCGCAACTCCGCCCAATACCATTCCGGATCGCGGTCATACAGTTGCGGTGACGGAAGCGGCGGAACATCGCCGCGAAGTAGCGCGCTCACGAGCGACCGGGGTAGGCCGAGCAGAGCGGCAGCGGCGACTGTGTTACGAACAAGCTCTCGTCTGTTCATCGGCACCTCCTCCGACTGACGCGGGCTTTCAAGCCCGCGTGGCAAGCACGTACCGTCGGCCTTCGCGCATGCATTGTATTTGCAGACGGGAACGTCTGCACTCCATTGGCGGAGAGCAAAGCTACACCTGTCGGGCGAAAAAGGCAAAGACCGGAGACGCCGGATGGCTGGTCCCTCGAGCGGGTCAATCGGCGATCTCCGCTTTCGGGCGAGGCGAAAATACGGCATCGAGCGTATTGACCTGGATGCTCTCCGGACATACCCTCTCGGTGTATCATAACCTGGCATAGCACGGGTAATCCTATTTGGGTAAGGAGGGGGCAGGAAGACAATGGGAGTTCCGAAGGTTGTCTTCACGTTGAAGGAAGTGGCGGAATACCTCAACGTCCATCCCGATTCGGTTCGCCGCTATGCCAAGCGGGGGGAACTTCCCGCGTTCAAGATCGGCACGGACTGGCGGTTCAACAAAGAATCAATTGATCAGTGGCGAAAGGCTCAGGAGGAGAAGAACCGCCTGCAGGCGCGGCAGCGGAATCAATCGAAGGCGTCCGCGCGAGGGAAGAAGAATGACAAGTAAAAACGAGATGTAAGGGGGGCAGCCGGTGGTCGGGGACAGAGGAGTCACGCGCATCCCCGCGCACTCATGATCAATCCAAACAACTGGGACAGACAGCGATGAATCGGCGATCACAGGCCATCGGATTTATTTTCCTCATTGCTGTTGTGGTCTCCGTGGCTCTCTATTTTGTTCGTAAAATTGCGGTGAACCAGCTTCAGGGGGAATTGAGGAAGTCAGCGGAGGTGGCTGCCGAGCAACTCAAGGATCGCGTGGAGACGTTCATCAGCGAGCGGATCATTGCGCTGCAGGGGGTGGGGACTTTCTTCGAAAATAGCACCGAAGTAACCGAGGCGGAATTCT includes these proteins:
- a CDS encoding acetyl-CoA C-acetyltransferase; the encoded protein is MNTQIRDVVIVSAARTPVGSFLGSLSGLSAPQLGAAAISEAVKRAGLSPADVNEVIMGHVLSAGVGQAPARQAAIFAGLPTSVECLTINKVCGSGLKAVMLAAQAIALGDADIIVAGGMESMSQAPYLLDRARMGYRLGHGQILDSMIKDGLWDVYNDFHMGNAGELCARNLKISREEQDEYAAESYRRALRAQAEGLFSEEIVPVDVPQAKGAPVQVVEDEEPKRVNFEKMKTLKPAFDREGTITPANASKINDGAAAVVVMAREEAEHRKITPLGRIVAAVAAARAPEEFPVAPVDAIQKVLRRANLTVDAIDLFEINEAFAVVALASIKQLGLDPARVNVNGGAVALGHPIGASGARLLTTLLYEMKRRRARRGLVTLCIGGGEAVAMIVESIL
- a CDS encoding L-threonylcarbamoyladenylate synthase; the protein is MVPTEVVAISSDAPEPEAIQRAARILRQGGLVAFPTETVYGLGADALLPSAVERIFAVKGRPADNPLIVHIARPADLNEIAREIPGCAARLIEAFWPGPLTLVLPKSARVPLITTGGLETVAVRMPDHPVALRLIEALGDPVAAPSANLSGRPSPTAAEHVLDDLGGRIEMILDAGPTSVGVESTVLDLTTSPPVILRPGGVTLEQLERVIGDVRMTAEAERLRHSPGTRYRHYSPRARVLLIEAWDEEVHPKRLEAALGDVTTVGYIGSDRDVVGPGRIVHRILLSPEAEAYARRIFAALRELDRRGVEVIVVEGIPDVGLGRAVMDRLRRAAEEIL
- a CDS encoding aminotransferase class V-fold PLP-dependent enzyme → MNRRELVRNTVAAAALLGLPRSLVSALLRGDVPPLPSPQLYDRDPEWYWAELRRQFLLDPNHINLNCGSVGVCPLPVIRAVVEHLFASEAFNESDYPWWGYAENEHIREVREALARWLGVSRDEIALVRNATEANNTVGNGLDLKPGEAVLTTDQEHPGGLCCWLQREARHGIRVKYVSIPLPPASAEQIIELFDKALTPDVRIVFFSHITTTTGLILPAKEICALARQRGILSAVDGAHAIGQIPLNLREIGCDFYSTSPHKWLLAPKGTGVLYVREEVQDRLWVNIASGEWNNKALKAYRFSNLGTSNLSLLKGLLAALRFFEAIGPERIMARQRQLARMVREGFARMPRTKVLTPDDSRLWGGMTTAEFAPADSEKLRAALADRKIRVGGGAPRIRLSTHVFTQPREIAAFFDVARQVLGS
- a CDS encoding helix-turn-helix domain-containing protein, producing MGVPKVVFTLKEVAEYLNVHPDSVRRYAKRGELPAFKIGTDWRFNKESIDQWRKAQEEKNRLQARQRNQSKASARGKKNDK